One part of the Rutidosis leptorrhynchoides isolate AG116_Rl617_1_P2 chromosome 1, CSIRO_AGI_Rlap_v1, whole genome shotgun sequence genome encodes these proteins:
- the LOC139886270 gene encoding probable receptor-like serine/threonine-protein kinase At4g34500, protein MAVSDNTPSTTGGVSLTSKTTIFGQKLYVIIAITVLIVTVALVLIFVCIRRNLNSKRRRRMRLKYSSRMLPLVSNTSTVEKNEKVDNVSKVSVFEKKMSEEEEIKPIIQVVEGKIGSDNTNSGSNESGTWRSEGASSSLSAEGLSNMGWGKWYGLNELEMATGDFAVDNVIGEGGYGVVYRGVLRDGSVVAVKNLLNNKGQAEKEFKVEVEAIGKVRHKNLVGLIGFCADGAKRLLVYEYVDNGNLEQWLHGEVGPISPLTWDIRMKIAVGTAKGLAYLHEGLEPKVVHRDVKSSNILLDKKFNAKVSDFGLAKLLGSEKSYVTTRVMGTFGYVSPDYASTGMLNECSDVYSFGVLLMEIVTGRSPVDYTKAPGEMNLVDWFKGMVASRRGEELIDPKISVQPPSRALKRVLLVCLRCIDMDANKRPKMGQIVHMLEADDFPYRTEHRPPRDTTTLITGSDAASKEPSTN, encoded by the exons ATGGCTGTTTCCGACAACACACCATCCACCACCGGCGGAGTTAGTCTAACCTCTAAAACGACTATATTCGGCCAAAAGTTGTACGTCATCATTGCAATCACCGTCTTAATTGTTACAGTTGCTCTCGTTCTGATCTTCGTTTGTATTCGGCGTAATTTAAATAGCAAACGACGTCGTAG GATGCGTCTGAAGTACAGCTCAAGAATGTTACCATTGGTTTCAAACACAAGCACTGTTGAAAAGAATGAAAAGGTTGACAATGTGTCAAAAGTAAGTGTGTTTGAGAAGAAGATGAGTGAGGAGGAAGAGATCAAACCAATAATTCAAGTTGTTGAGGGTAAAATAGGAAGTGATAATACGAATTCAGGAAGTAATGAATCGGGTACGTGGCGGAGTGAAGGGGCGTCTTCGTCTTTATCTGCAGAGGGTTTGAGTAATATGGGTTGGGGGAAATGGTACGGGTTGAATGAACTTGAAATGGCGACAGGTGATTTTGCGGTTGATAATGTGATTGGAGAAGGTGGGTACGGGGTCGTGTATCGAGGTGTGTTACGTGATGGTTCAGTTGTTGCTGTCAAGAATCTGCTTAATAACAA GGGGCAGGCAGAGAAGGAATTTAAGGTGGAGGTTGAAGCCATTGGAAAAGTAAGACATAAAAACCTTGTGGGTCTAATTGGATTTTGCGCTGATGGTGCTAAGAG GTTACTCGTATACGAGTATGTTGACAACGGGAATTTGGAACAATGGTTGCATGGGGAGGTTGGACCTATCAGCCCTTTAACTTGGGATATTCGAATGAAGATTGCAGTCGGGACTGCAAAAGG GCTAGCATATTTACATGAAGGACTGGAACCAAAAGTTGTACATCGTGATGTTAAATCAAGCAATATTCTCCTGGATAAAAAATTTAATGCTAAAGTATCTGACTTCGGACTAGCCAAGTTGTTAGGATCCGAAAAAAGTTACGTGACAACACGTGTAATGGGCACATTCGG ATATGTATCGCCTGATTATGCAAGCACAGGGATGTTAAACGAGTGTAGTGATGTCTACAGCTTTGGTGTTTTACTTATGGAAATAGTTACAGGAAGAAGCCCTGTTGATTATACCAAAGCCCCCGGAGAG ATGAATTTGGTGGACTGGTTTAAAGGAATGGTGGCAAGTCGTCGGGGTGAAGAGTTAATAGACCCAAAGATTAGCGTACAACCTCCTTCAAGAGCATTAAAGCGCGTGTTATTGGTGTGTCTTCGTTGTATTGACATGGATGCAAATAAGCGCCCAAAGATGGGACAAATTGTGCACATGCTTGAGGCAGATGATTTCCCTTACCGCACA GAACATCGTCCACCAAGAGACACGACCACTCTCATTACGGGTTCAGATGCTGCAAGTAAAGAGCCTTCAACAAACTAG